From Coffea arabica cultivar ET-39 chromosome 2e, Coffea Arabica ET-39 HiFi, whole genome shotgun sequence, the proteins below share one genomic window:
- the LOC113731174 gene encoding transcription factor bHLH121 isoform X2 has protein sequence MDQFNHQETVYHHQQVQPPNPPLPEFGQPPPDMHLSSNRPNLDSRPEAVPKDSIAARKVQKADREKLRRDRLNEQFAELGNTLDPDRPKNDKASILTDAIQMVKELTAQIDKLKAEHAALNEESRELTQEKNDLREEKASLKSDIESLNGQYQQRVRAMYPWAGMDHSVVMHPASYPFPLPMPIPAGPIPMHPSLQPFPLYGNQNAAVVPSPVSTFVPYMAPNSIIEQQSTQHVSQVTQPGSRSHTSSRQDSRPKACNQKDSRSEKSETSDDVATDLELKTPGSTVEQDVSPGQRKAKRSPRKESNITEGSSSSRCSSSHSVQAASSNSVVGGTKTDE, from the exons ATGGATCAATTTAATCATCAGGAAACTGTTTATCATCATCAACAAGTTCAGCCCCCAAATCCCCCGCTTCCCGAGTTTGGACAGCCTCCGCCTGATATGCACTTGTCTTCTAATCGCCCCAATCTTGACTCCAG GCCAGAAGCAGTGCCAAAGGACTCCATTGCCGCAAGGAAAGTCCAAAAAGCTGACCGTGAGAAGCTACGGAGGGATCGCTTAAATGAGCAGTTTGCTGAGTTGGGAAATACCCTTG ATCCTGATAGGCCAAAAAATGACAAAGCATCTATCCTCACTGATGCTATCCAAATGGTGAAGGAATTGACTGCTCAGATTGACAAATTAAAAGCTGAACATGCTGCACTTAATGAAGAATCTCGTGAG TTGACTCAGGAGAAAAATGATCTTCGAGAAGAGAAGGCATCTCTTAAGTCAGATATTGAGAGCCTTAATGGACAATATCAGCAGAGAGTGAGAGCTATGTATCCGTGGGCAGGCATGGATCATTCTGTTGTCATGCACCCAGCTTCTTATCCTTTTCCATTGCCCATGCCGATACCTGCTGGTCCAATTCCCATGCATCCATCTTTGCAGCCATTCCCACTTTATGGGAATCAGAATGCTGCGGTTGTTCCAAGTCCTGTGTCAACTTTTGTTCCATATATGGCTCCTAATAGCATTATTGAACAGCAATCAACACAACATGTTTCTCAAGTAACACAACCTGGTAGCAGATCCCATACTTCAAGCAGGCAAGATTCTAGACCCAAAGCATGCAATCAGAAGGATAGCAGAAGTGAAAAAAGTGAGACTTCAGATGATGTTGCAACTGACCTTGAGCTCAAGACCCCTGGGTCTACAGTAGAACAG GATGTTTCACCTGGACAAAGAAAAGCCAAAAGATCACCTAGGAAGGAGAGTAACATTACGGAAGGAAGTTCTTCAAGCAGGTGTTCATCATCTCACAGTGTACAGGCTGCTTCGTCAAATAGTGTAGTTGGTGGCACAAAAACAGATGAGTGA
- the LOC140036724 gene encoding serine/threonine-protein phosphatase 7 long form homolog, giving the protein MADISTGAVLHPGPFVYDIISAGTAHRARSIFDGHILGDQLDVRRCDRHFWDHTPIPETVRHYIRLAGFEGVLDCGYMMLDHALITSLVERWRPETHTFHLPVGETTVTLQDVEVLWGLPIDGPPVIGIDTTHSVQEWVNLCEELLGFSPLMSDFDGRRLKLGCLSRVLDAGLPPDASDVHCRQRARVYLLLLLGGHLLSDKSGNKVPLLYMPLLRDLETVGQYSWGSAILATLYRSLCSATSPYRSSIAGPLMLLQLWAWERIPTVRPDRVHPLEHYPGPYGARWNVQFDVHRVARHVVSIFRDQLTGLRAREFIWQPYSDDILASLPPYCTAGRRIWTSVTYLICWEVVEPHLSNRVMRQFGYHQPVPDLRLTENQQELHSLDRRGKGNQDWLTAHRAYVEVWTDRHSHVEDGVVAEDPTYPSDEYRQWYRERTVVYVSNPTRQLILPEGFQGDSARTQYLMDAMTQVYYMAETSLTQSDEQHANYFNAMKDFASMTLETVGESSRLAFRPSRVPQQIPQPTDPNRVERAPRNVHGGQHGGGRRRRFRSPEPTVQTGLDGRSQATEHQGTSTGPFGHSRSPVLMEAFTPNTDELHGSGEQHVGGTDAGQSTQALDQRLESQITQVDIVMPAQPRRTQRAHKPRGCGTHGKLGHH; this is encoded by the exons ATGGCCGACATTTCTACGGGGGCAGTCCTGCATCCGGGCCCATTTGTGTATGATATCATCTCAGCTGGCACTGCACACCGGGCACGTTCTATATTTGACGGGCACATTCTAGGTGATCAGCTTGATGTCAGACGATGTGATAGGCATTTTTGGGATCATACACCTATCCCAGAGACTGTTCGGCATTATATTCGATTGGCTGGCTTTGAAGGGGTGCTTGACTGTGGATATATGATGCTCGATCATGCTTTGATCACTAGTTTAGTGGAGCGATGGCGGCCCGAGACTCATACCTTTCATCTCCCCGTTGGAGAGACTACAGTTACCTTACAGGATGTTGAGGTTCTGTGGGGTCTACCCATAGATGGTCCTCCAGTTATAGGGATAGATACAACTCATAGTGTTCAGGAGTGGGTGAATTTATGTGAGGAGTTGCTTGGTTTTTCTCCCTTGATGTCAGATTTTGATGGGCGACGGCTGAAATTGGGGTGTTTATCTAGAGTATTAGATGCAGGGTTGCCACCCGATGCTTCGGATGTCCACTGTAGACAGCGGGCCCGCGTATACCTGCTTCTGCTATTAGGCGGTCATTTATTATCAGATAAATCTGGTAATAAAGTCCCGTTGTTGTATATGCCATTACTACGAGATTTGGAAACTGTTGGGCAATATAGCTGGGGTAGTGCGATATTAGCAACTTTGTATCGATCATTGTGTAGCGCCACATCTCCCTATAGATCGTCCATTGCGGGACCATTGATGTTGCTTCAG CTATGGGCGTGGGAACGTATACCAACAGTTCGCCCTGATCGAGTGCATCCGTTAGAGCACTATCCTGGTCCATATGGAGCTCG GTGGAATGTTCAATTTGATGTGCATAGAGTTGCAAGACATGTTGTATCTATATTCCGAGATCAGTTGACGGGCTTACGGGCCCGAGAG TTCATATGGCAGCCATACTCGGACGATATTCTCGCTTCTCTGCCTCCCTATTGTACTGCAGGACGCCGCATTTGGACATCTGTCACGTATCTCATATGTTGGGAAGTTGTCGAGCCACATCTTTCCAATCGAGTTATGAGACAGTTCGGATATCATCAGCCCGTGCCTGATCTAAGATTGACCGAAAATCAACAGGAACTGCATTCTCTTGATCGTCGTGGCAAGGGGAACCAAGACTGGTTAACTGCACATCGAGCATATGTTGAGGTGTGGACTGATCGTCATTCACATGTGGAAGATGGTGTTGTAGCTGAAGATCCCACATATCCATCCGATGAGTATCGTCAGTGGTATCGCGAGCGAACAGTGGTATATGTTTCAAATCCTACTAGGCAGCTCATTTTACCGGAGGGCTTTCAGGGTGATAGCGCCAGAACACAATATCTG ATGGATGCTATGACTCAGGTGTATTACATGGCAGAGACCTCTCTAACGCAGAGTGACGAACAGCACGCGAATTATTTTAATGCAATGAAGGACTTTGCATCCATGACATTGGAAACTGTAGGGGAGTCATcccgacttgcatttcgccctTCACGAGTGCCACAGCAAATTCCACAGCCAACCGACCCCAATCGCGTTGAAAGAGCTCCTAGGAATGTTCACGGAGGTCAGCATGGCGGTGGACGCCGTCGTAGATTTCGATCACCAGAACCCACCGTCCAAACCGGACTTGATGGAAGGTCACAGGCTACTGAGCACCAGGGCACCTCTACCGGACCTTTTGGTCATTCTAGGTCCCCAGTACTTATGGAGGCGTTTACGCCCAATACAGACGAGCTCCATGGCAGTGGTGAACAACATGTGGGAGGTACAGATGCAGGCCAAAGTACCCAAGCACTTGATCAAAGACTTGAGTCACAAATTACGCAAGTCGATATAGTGATGCCAGCCCAGCCACGTCGCACACAAAGAGCACACAAACCCAGAGGATGTGGCACGCATGGAAAACTTGGACATCATTGA
- the LOC113731174 gene encoding transcription factor bHLH121 isoform X1, whose amino-acid sequence MDQFNHQETVYHHQQVQPPNPPLPEFGQPPPDMHLSSNRPNLDSRPEAVPKDSIAARKVQKADREKLRRDRLNEQFAELGNTLDPDRPKNDKASILTDAIQMVKELTAQIDKLKAEHAALNEESREQLTQEKNDLREEKASLKSDIESLNGQYQQRVRAMYPWAGMDHSVVMHPASYPFPLPMPIPAGPIPMHPSLQPFPLYGNQNAAVVPSPVSTFVPYMAPNSIIEQQSTQHVSQVTQPGSRSHTSSRQDSRPKACNQKDSRSEKSETSDDVATDLELKTPGSTVEQDVSPGQRKAKRSPRKESNITEGSSSSRCSSSHSVQAASSNSVVGGTKTDE is encoded by the exons ATGGATCAATTTAATCATCAGGAAACTGTTTATCATCATCAACAAGTTCAGCCCCCAAATCCCCCGCTTCCCGAGTTTGGACAGCCTCCGCCTGATATGCACTTGTCTTCTAATCGCCCCAATCTTGACTCCAG GCCAGAAGCAGTGCCAAAGGACTCCATTGCCGCAAGGAAAGTCCAAAAAGCTGACCGTGAGAAGCTACGGAGGGATCGCTTAAATGAGCAGTTTGCTGAGTTGGGAAATACCCTTG ATCCTGATAGGCCAAAAAATGACAAAGCATCTATCCTCACTGATGCTATCCAAATGGTGAAGGAATTGACTGCTCAGATTGACAAATTAAAAGCTGAACATGCTGCACTTAATGAAGAATCTCGTGAG CAGTTGACTCAGGAGAAAAATGATCTTCGAGAAGAGAAGGCATCTCTTAAGTCAGATATTGAGAGCCTTAATGGACAATATCAGCAGAGAGTGAGAGCTATGTATCCGTGGGCAGGCATGGATCATTCTGTTGTCATGCACCCAGCTTCTTATCCTTTTCCATTGCCCATGCCGATACCTGCTGGTCCAATTCCCATGCATCCATCTTTGCAGCCATTCCCACTTTATGGGAATCAGAATGCTGCGGTTGTTCCAAGTCCTGTGTCAACTTTTGTTCCATATATGGCTCCTAATAGCATTATTGAACAGCAATCAACACAACATGTTTCTCAAGTAACACAACCTGGTAGCAGATCCCATACTTCAAGCAGGCAAGATTCTAGACCCAAAGCATGCAATCAGAAGGATAGCAGAAGTGAAAAAAGTGAGACTTCAGATGATGTTGCAACTGACCTTGAGCTCAAGACCCCTGGGTCTACAGTAGAACAG GATGTTTCACCTGGACAAAGAAAAGCCAAAAGATCACCTAGGAAGGAGAGTAACATTACGGAAGGAAGTTCTTCAAGCAGGTGTTCATCATCTCACAGTGTACAGGCTGCTTCGTCAAATAGTGTAGTTGGTGGCACAAAAACAGATGAGTGA
- the LOC140036725 gene encoding uncharacterized protein, translating into MRGVSHLLFLLVSIFFVVSFCRADDKTVQVVGAGECADCKDFKIKTSQAFSGLRVTVDCKLKNGEVTRRGSGELDSEGKFRVSVPREILKDGKLDEECFAQLHSASATPCPAHNGLEANKIVAKPDTDGKLTFGPAESVKFTSALCASAFLWPFFKNPPLPTGHPWFTHPPLPKLPFPPIYKKPLPPIPIYKKPLPPPIPIYKKPLPPPVPIIKPPPIIKPLPPPVPIYKPPVYKKPLPPPVPIYKPPVYQKPLPPPVPIYKPPVYQKPLPPPVPIYKPPVYQKPLPPPVPIYKPPAYQKPLPPPVPIYKPPVYQKPLPPPVPIYKPPVYQKPLPPPVPIYKPPVYQKPLPPLVPIYKPPVYQKPLPPPVPIYKPPVYQKPLVPFPFFPKPPFPFKKPFPPVPKLPPLPKFPPKVFPPHPIVGLLPPLSPHLSTP; encoded by the exons ATGAGGGGTGTTTCCCATCTTCTGTTCTTATTGGTTAGTATCTTCTTTGTTGTCAGCTTTTGCCGTGCTGATGACAAAACGGTCCAGGTTGTTGGGGCTGGAGAATGCGCAGATTGCAAGGACTTTAAGATCAAGACTAGTCAGGCCTTCTCAG GGCTACGTGTGACTGTTGATTGCAAGCTCAAAAATGGAGAGGTGACAAGAAGGGGTTCTGGAGAGCTTGATTCAGAAGGGAAGTTCAGGGTATCCGTTCCCAGAGAAATTCTGAAAGATGGGAAACTAGATGAGGAGTGCTTTGCACAACTCCATAGTGCATCAGCAACCCCATGCCCAGCGCACAATGGCCTTGAAGCCAACAAAATTGTAGCCAAGCCAGATACTGATGGAAAACTGACTTTTGGTCCAGCTGAAAGTGTCAAGTTCACCTCAGCACTGTGTGCTTCAGCTTTCTTGTGGCCATTCTTCAAGAATCCACCTTTGCCCACGGGCCATCCCTGGTTTACACACCCTCCTTTGCCTAAGTTGCCTTTCCCCCCAATCTACAAGAAACCACTCCCACCAATCCCTATTTACAAGAAGCCACTTCCACCACCAATCCCAATCTACAAAAAACCACTTCCTCCGCCTGTTCCCATAATCAAGCCTCCTCCAATCATAAAACCTCTTCCACCCCCCGTGCCAATCTACAAGCCTCCGGTGTACAAGAAGCCACTTCCACCGCCAGTGCCAATCTACAAGCCTCCTGTGTACCAGAAGCCACTCCCACCGCCAGTGCCAATCTACAAGCCTCCTGTGTACCAGAAGCCACTCCCACCGCCGGTGCCAATCTACAAGCCTCCTGTGTACCAGAAGCCACTCCCACCGCCGGTGCCAATCTACAAGCCTCCGGCGTACCAGAAGCCACTCCCACCGCCGGTGCCAATCTACAAGCCTCCGGTGTACCAGAAGCCACTCCCACCGCCGGTGCCAATCTACAAGCCTCCGGTGTACCAGAAGCCACTCCCACCGCCCGTGCCAATCTACAAGCCTCCGGTGTACCAGAAGCCACTCCCACCGCTCGTGCCAATCTACAAGCCTCCGGTGTACCAGAAGCCACTCCCACCGCCCGTGCCAATCTACAAGCCTCCGGTGTACCAGAAGCCACTTGTACCTTTCCCATTTTTCCCAAAACCACCATTCCCCTTCAAGAAACCCTTTCCACCAGTTCCTAAGCTTCCTCCTCTTCCAAAGTTCCCTCCGAAGGTCTTCCCCCCTCACCCTATAGTTGGACTTTTGCCTCCTCTGTCACCTCATTTGTCTACTCCTTAG
- the LOC113731174 gene encoding transcription factor bHLH121 isoform X3, with product MVEPRDDDNGKGISVCSVKEDPDRPKNDKASILTDAIQMVKELTAQIDKLKAEHAALNEESREQLTQEKNDLREEKASLKSDIESLNGQYQQRVRAMYPWAGMDHSVVMHPASYPFPLPMPIPAGPIPMHPSLQPFPLYGNQNAAVVPSPVSTFVPYMAPNSIIEQQSTQHVSQVTQPGSRSHTSSRQDSRPKACNQKDSRSEKSETSDDVATDLELKTPGSTVEQDVSPGQRKAKRSPRKESNITEGSSSSRCSSSHSVQAASSNSVVGGTKTDE from the exons ATGGTTGAACCTAGAGATGATGACAATGGAAAAGGCATTAGTGTTTGCAGCGTGAAGGAAG ATCCTGATAGGCCAAAAAATGACAAAGCATCTATCCTCACTGATGCTATCCAAATGGTGAAGGAATTGACTGCTCAGATTGACAAATTAAAAGCTGAACATGCTGCACTTAATGAAGAATCTCGTGAG CAGTTGACTCAGGAGAAAAATGATCTTCGAGAAGAGAAGGCATCTCTTAAGTCAGATATTGAGAGCCTTAATGGACAATATCAGCAGAGAGTGAGAGCTATGTATCCGTGGGCAGGCATGGATCATTCTGTTGTCATGCACCCAGCTTCTTATCCTTTTCCATTGCCCATGCCGATACCTGCTGGTCCAATTCCCATGCATCCATCTTTGCAGCCATTCCCACTTTATGGGAATCAGAATGCTGCGGTTGTTCCAAGTCCTGTGTCAACTTTTGTTCCATATATGGCTCCTAATAGCATTATTGAACAGCAATCAACACAACATGTTTCTCAAGTAACACAACCTGGTAGCAGATCCCATACTTCAAGCAGGCAAGATTCTAGACCCAAAGCATGCAATCAGAAGGATAGCAGAAGTGAAAAAAGTGAGACTTCAGATGATGTTGCAACTGACCTTGAGCTCAAGACCCCTGGGTCTACAGTAGAACAG GATGTTTCACCTGGACAAAGAAAAGCCAAAAGATCACCTAGGAAGGAGAGTAACATTACGGAAGGAAGTTCTTCAAGCAGGTGTTCATCATCTCACAGTGTACAGGCTGCTTCGTCAAATAGTGTAGTTGGTGGCACAAAAACAGATGAGTGA
- the LOC113731173 gene encoding translocon-associated protein subunit alpha yields the protein MSIRFFFVLALLVFSSSFLQVVRGEPDPDAEIVEGSEEVSDLGIVGDDVQDIGGGSFGPAPGVETICVFPKNPSKLVTAGEEGELLVGVKNDGESSLNIIAIHASVHLPYDHKYLIQNISSQAFTNASVPPAAQATFPYIFAVSKFLQPGAFDLVGTIVYEIDQHPYQSTFYNGTIEVTEASGPLSVESVFLVSLAIAFVGFAVFWIRNQIQHWSKKSKRAPKVEVGTGTTDASMDEWLEGTAYSQSQSSKLKKKK from the exons ATGTCGATTAGGTTTTTCTTCGTCCTCGCGCTGCTTGTATTTTCCTCCTCTTTCCTCCAAG TTGTTAGGGGTGAACCGGACCCAGATGCTGAAATAGTTGAAGGTTCTGAGGAAGTGAGTGATCTTGGTATCGTCGGTGATGATGTCCAAGATATTGGTGGTGGGAGTTTTGGTCCAGCTCCTGGGGTGGAGACTATCTGTGTTTTCCCGAAGAATCCTTCTAAAT TGGTTACTGCTGGTGAAGAAGGTGAACTATTAGTTGGTGTTAAGAATGATG GAGAATCAAGTCTGAATATCATTGCAATCCATGCTAGTGTTCATCTTCCATATGATCATAAGTATCTGATTCAGAATATCTCTAGTCAG gCTTTTACCAATGCCTCTGTCCCTCCTGCTGCTCAAGCCACATTCCCATACATATTCGCCGTCAGCAAATTTTTGCAG CCTGGAGCATTTGATCTTGTGGGCACAATTGTCTATGAAATAGATCAACATCCCTATCAAAGTACCTTCTACAATGGTACTATTGAAGTAACTGAGGCTAGTGGTCCTCTGAGCGTGGAATCTGTTTTCTTAGTTTCTCTTGCAATTGCTTTTGTTGGCTTTGCAGTATTTTGGATACGGAATCAGATACAACATTGGTCAAAG AAAAGCAAGAGGGCGCCAAAGGTGGAGGTTGGAACTGGTACAACTGATGCCTCTATGGATGAGTGGCTGGAG GGAACTGCTTATAGTCAGTCTCAATCCAGCAaattaaagaagaagaagtag